In Miscanthus floridulus cultivar M001 chromosome 19, ASM1932011v1, whole genome shotgun sequence, the DNA window CTGAAGGTAGCTAGCCTGACATATCTTTTCTTTTGTGTCACAGCATCTGATGTTTAGTTTATTGTTTGGTTTAAGAACTTTCGATCGTGCAATCCTGCTGTATATATTGGGTTATTCTTGCGTGCAGGTGAAGCGGGATTTTATCTGCCTCTACTGCGACGACAGACGCCGGGCCTTTCAGAGCCTGGAGGCCGTCAGGAAACACATGCATGCAAAGGGGCACTGCAAAGTGCGGTTTGGTGACGGCGGAGATGACGAGGACGCGGATCTCGAGGATTTCTACGATTACAGTAGCAGGTAGTATAATTTTTGTGCAACTTAACTTTATGATCTTACTTACAAGTAACAAGAGGTCAATGGTCTTCTGAACATGGTGGAAATCTGATTTGTGCAAGTAGTAAAAAGCCTAAATTTGGACTGCATGGTTCATATGCACAAGAAGCATGATCTATCTTTACATTAAAAAAGAGCATATCTGCCCCCAAACTTCAGTGATTTATTATAGGAAAACACTACTAGTACTGTAATTTTCGAATCAGGTAGATTTAAAGACACTGGATCGATGAGCTGCTTACACCTGAATTTGCACGCATCTAATCTAACCATGCTGCTCTGACTGCAGTTATGCTGATGTGGATGGCAAGCAGTTGGTTGCTGCTGCTGATGGTAACTGTGGCATTGAGCTTGGAATTGGCGGGTCAGAGCTAGTAATCACAAACAAGAGTGGAAAAGGAACCCGTGTCCGATCACTCGGTTCTCGCGAATTCATCCGCTATTACCGTCAGAAACCGCGGCCTTCTCTTCTACGACAGGTCGTGGTCTTGCGCTCCCCATGCTGTCCAGGTATGTTAATTAACACGGGCTAATCTATGACATCTTAAGGCTTTTCGTTCAAAAAAGTAGAGCTTCTCCTTACTAATAAAGTGCAGCATTTGTGTTTCCCCCTTCAGATACAAGAGCGTGGGTTTGGTGACAGTTTAGTCTGAGCTGCAAACTGTGAGGATGAAGAAGCAGGCTGATCTTATGGTCCTCGCGTGGTACTAGGAGTAGAGTTGGTATGTAAAGGCCAGCAAAAAAGGATCAATATGTGAGTTACGGATCAATAATCAAGAATGTATTGCGAATTGGGATGATGCAATTGCAATCTAGGTGAGTATATAGGAGTAGAACTGGAATGAAGGGCAATGTTGTCAGAGACCTTCAGAAGAAACACCTGTATATTGGTGTGTTGGGAGATTCCTTTTGATGTTCATGGAATCATGGTGtctatttttttttccttttctccaTTACTGATCATCATTGAGCTTAAGATATGTCCATTTTGAATATAGCTTCCATGTATCTTTTTTGGTTGGATCTTCTAAGTCGCGAAAGCAGATATTTTGTATGTAATCTTGATCTTTTTATTAGTTTTGCAACTTGTTCAGGACCTGCGGCGGACATCTACGGTATATGTGTGCgttttttttctttgttctttgctGTGTGCCTTGTGCTAATCCTAGAGATTAACTAAACTCTCCCCCAACTGCTCTCCCCCAACTGCTCGCTGGAGTAATTTACACACTCTGGATCTTGTTCGACTGGCTAAAAAAACGACTATGTCAATgctgatttattataaaaaaaaacaatattATTTTACTGAAACCCATAACTACAAGCGAACAGCGCCTCGTTCCCTTTATCGGACGTACTCCTCAGGAGTAGGCGAAGTTGTCGTTTCCCTTTGGATTGGATTGGGAAAAAAAACAAACCAAAACAGCAGATGATGTGACGTGTAGTCTGTAGATGGGAGGTGCAGGGAGTTCCcatttgggccttgtttagatgccaccaaaattccaagttttttcactctctctccatcacatcaatttttagctgcttgcatggagtattaaatataggtaaaaaaaaataactaattacacagtttagttggaaatcacgagatgaatcttttgagcctagttggtccacgattggacaatatttgtcaaataagacgaaagtggtactatttatcgggttgaaattttttcagcatccaCATATTCTCTTCGTCTCTGCACGCGTCACTCACACCGACCTACTCCTTTGGCGCGTCATCGCTGTCAAGGAGAAACGTCCTTCTGACTCTGCCGTTTACAACATGACGTTTTTTTTTCTCATGACGATGTTTCTCACGTTTTGACGTgtgtgaaaaagaaaaagaaaaagaaaaagaataatcgCTTTTGACACTTTAACGCTGCAACGCACTAAATTCAAATCCGTAACGGGTTATTAGCACTTGCATACACTCTTCCAATTAGTTTGTACTTAAGTCGTTCCATATTATTATTCACTTTAGCGTAGGACATTTTAAGTCAAAGGTCTTTCATTTTTtaaagtttattataaaaaatacgCTACATCTAAAAAACAATAAATTAATTTTATTAAAATATATCTTGATAGCATATTTTTTGACTGTAGACGCTAATAATGTCTTCTAATAAAATGATCGAACATTCCACTTCGAGTAAAACTAAAGTACACTATAATgctataatttgaaacagaggaGCGAGGACACCAATAAAGTATATGGCCATACTGAGAACGATGAATGAACACATGAATTTTATATGAATATAATCATTGTTTTTGAGAAATTCATGAAAACGATTTTAGCAACTTAAAATGGGTATCGGACCACTATTACGTAATTTAAATACAGTGTTCGACCAAACATCTGGaagaaaaagaatagaaaaggaaaaggaaaagaaaagctaCGGAAGGCAAGCAGCGGAAAATGTCAAAGGAGAGTGGCTGCAATCGCCGGCCCGAGGGCCCTCCTCTCCCATCGGAGGCCatccccactctctctctctctctctccactcgTCGCACGCAACCACGCAAGCGCAAATGGCTCTAAAAAGTCCGACTCCAAACCTAGACTAGACTCCTCTTCACCGAGGCGACGACGCACGCAGCCCAGCGCGACGACGCCGCCCCGTCCCGTCCCGCGCCGCGCCGGCCTCTCCCACCCTGCGCCCGCCGGATCCTCCCGCCACCAGCCGCCCCTCGACGGGTCGAGCGGAGCGGAGATCCATCCATCCGGCCGTCGGTCGGTCGGTCTCGTCGTCTGTTGTTGGTGAGTGACCTCCAGCTGCCTCGTTTGCCTGGATAGATAGATTTGATTTCCCTTTCCGTTGGTTTCGTTTGCAGTCGATTCCCTTCATCGGTTCAGTCCACCGTGTCCCTCCCGTGGTTTATCAGCTCGCAAAATCCGCCCATCTCAGTTGGCGCCGCGCCGTAGAAGTTACTAGTTAGTTGTTAGTGCCCGATTAAGGCGTTCGCGCCGTGTGGTTTATTTTCCGATTTTTTTGGGGGTGGGGGGAGGGAGAGTTCAACTGAACCCCGTGTTCCCTGGGCCACGCGGTATTTTGGGGGTCGAAATCAGATTCTGGCACATGTGTAGTTATTGATCTCTTCTGGGGGTAAGGAATTTTTCTGGGATTCGTTTGAGTTTTACCAGAACTGGCACAGGTGTAGTTATTGATCTCTTCTGGGGATGAAGGAAATTTTCTAGGATTCGTTTGAGTTTTACCAGAATTGGAAGTTGTGGTTGTGGCAAATCATTAGTAGTCATGTGGGGTTATAGGGAATTCATTACATGGACTGATTGTGGCATTAGGGTGTTTGTTCCCTGCCATACACCATCATTTATCATATTGTCTTTTGATGGAAATGCTTAGTCTATTCACTATCACACACAGAATTTGCGCACTACATTTTTGAAGGAGCAAGCTGGAATTGATCTGGTTGCCCTATTGGTGTCTTGTAGGTTGTAATGAAAAGCTGGGCCTGCTAGAACCAAGAGTTTTCGTTGCAAGTCTGCGACTCCGCGATGGGTTCAGGCAACTTGATTGTCAAGAAGGTGGTAAAGCACAGCTCCTTTGATCTGGACATACAGCTCGATAAGAGTTGGATGGAGGACGTTACCTGCCCGATCTGCCTTGATTACCCTCACAATGCAGTGCTACTGAGATGCGCGTCTTATGAGAAAGGCTGCAGGCCGTTTGTTTGTGATACAGACCAGACCCGCTCAAACTGTCTCGAGAGATTTAAGTTTGCATATGAACTTCCTTCCAATGCGAAAGTTTCATCCTTAGCTGTGCCTCCTCTTGATAGCATTATTCATATCGTGCCGTCTAATGCAAACAACCGTCCCAGCTGCCCCTTGTGTAGAGGTGATGTTATTGGGTGGATTGTTATTGGTGAGGCTCGGCTGCATCTTAATCAGAAGAAAAGGTGCTGTGAAGAGGATTGCTGCTCATTTGTTGGTAACTTCAATGAGCTTCAGAAGCACACGCAACAAAAGCATCCTGATTCACGCCCTTCAGAGATTGATCCTGCTAGGCAAGTTGATTGGGAAAATTTCCAGCAGTCTTCTGATATTGTAGATGTCTTGAGCACAATACATGCACAAGTTCCTAATGGGATTGTTCTGGGAGACTATGTGATTGAGTATGGGGATGATGACACTGGTGAGGACTATGAAGTTTTCCGCAGTGTCAGGACTAACTGGTGGTCATGTATATTCTGCAAGGCGTTTTCAAGATCTTCAAGAAGTCGtagaagagcaagagcaagggaAAGAAGAGGCAGTGGAAGGAGGAATGGGAACCAGGCTAATCTGGAAAATTTTAATCTTGAGGTTCCAACACAATCTGTTGAATTAAGGGAAATTAGatttgatgaaattgatgatgaatACATAGTCACAGGGGCCATTCCTAGTATCGCAGCACCGGGAAGAATGGCTAGTTTCCATTACAGGTATGCATAAGTAATCTTTTATATCCTGTTGCAATCTGCAAATGTGTAGTACTAAGAACCACAGGTccttcaaaaagaaaaaaacatacaCAGTTGCACAACGGGCTCTTGCTATTCCAAATAAACTAAATAAAATCATTAACATAGATGATCTACAATACAAAACATGAAAGACAAACATAAGCATGTTGTACCTTTTGTTCTTGTCTCACATTTATGGTGCCAACTTGAGCTGGTGAGCTGTTCAGCTATATATATTTTTGAGTAAAGTCCATtaccggtccctaaacttgtgttgctgtgtcatcccggtccctaaacttatAAAACGGTCGTCTAGGTACCTAAACCTTGTTCGGGTCTCAGATTCAGTCCAAACGGGTTTAAATCCGTTACCCATATGCCTGACATGTGGGAGCCACGAATCAGCTTCGTCTCCCTCCTCGCCCTTCTCTATCCCGTGACCTCCATCTCTCTACTCTCTCAAGCTCCTCTCTCCCTCTGATGGCGCGGCTAGGGGAGGCACACCGCCACGGCTGCAACCCTCACGAGCTGTGCATGTGTGCCACAAGTTGCCGCAGCCCTCGCGCGACATGCGCCACcaccgtcatcgtcgtcctcctctCCTTGCTTCCCCTACACGATTCGGCTACCATTCCCCTGATGCGTGTTTTCTGTTCCTAGCTTTGTTTGTTGGTGGAATGCATCTGCAGGGCAGAGAGCAACAGCGCTGCATAGCCACGACCGGATGGACGCGCTCCGTGCCGTGCGCGGTGTGGCTGGCCGCGGTGGGCCTGGCACGCCGACGCCGGAGAAGTTTCAGAGCGGCCATATGCCACGCGGCGCGACGGTGCCGCTGTCACGCTCCTCGCTGCGCAGTGACGACGGCAGCGCTGCCTCGGGATCCGACATGGACGACGAGTCGTCGGACAACGATGAGATCGAGGTCTGCAGCAGCAGGTACTCGGTTGATTCGTCACCCCGCCGCGACGACGTGACCCGACGCACTGCCCACATCCTGCTTGACAAGATCATCGATTTCTCTGTCGTCACGTTCGTGGCCCCTGTGTGCACAAATTAAAGGCCTTGCAACGCTCGCTGTAGTTGATTGGTGGCCTGCGGCGTCTCGGCGCCGAACCGCCGAGGTGCTGACGCGCCTCGCCATGATGCGGACGCGCACGAGCTGACACACCACCTTGTCCACGTCGGGGTCAGCGAGGGTGTGACAGTGACTGTGTCTGTGACTCTGTGTTGCTGTTGCGTATGGACAAGATGCTGAGGAACTTGTTTGAGTGTGTACAGGGATGGTGGCCCGAGTGCAAGGCGGAGGCGAGGAGCAGCAAAGTTGGAGCGCTGCTGGAGGCAGAGCCGACGCGATGATGCTGCCGACGATGGATGCGTTGGTTTCGTACTCAACAACAATGACGATGGGTTCGCCATGAGCCCATGAGGACGGGTTGAGTCGTTGGCTCGGGAGAGTAGAGAGGGAGGGAGCTCAGCGGCAACGGGCTGTGGCAGCAGCTTCGTGCCGGCCTCAGGTCACCGGAGAGAGAGTAGAAGTGTTTTGATAGTTCCGGACCAAAATAAGATAGGTAGACAAGTTTGAGGACTGGATGGAGAACCGGCATGACTAAAATGAGACCCAAACATTGTTTAGGTACCTAGATGACCGTTTTgtaagtttagggaccgggatgacacaacggcacaagtttagggaccggtgGTGTACTTTACTCTATATTTTTTAATCATATCTTACTCTTTGGCATGTTTCCTGTCGCACCTGCTGGTGTTATAATGTGCATGATGAATGCTTCATCTGGATCACAATATTTATTCTGTCTGCCGCATTTTCGTGGGGTAGAATTTTAATGTATGTTGTTTAGGTATGCATCACCCAAAAATGCTGGAATTTTGTTTACACCCTTGAGGAAATATTTAGATCTGTTCTATAGAATCAGCGTTATCTGTTGATAGTATTTGCATCTTTTAATGGAACTCTGGTAAAATTTAATTCAATTTTCAAATCTGACTCTTTCATATGATTCTTCTGTGGATGTAGGGATACTAGATATGGACGTTGATGCATAGAATCTGCagtaaaaaaaaaaggaataGCTGTTATGCAATGTATCGATCATCATAACCATTGTACCTCTGTTCATCTGAATTTCTTTTCCACCTGTCCTTGGTAGGTGCTGCCACAGTTTAAACTTATCTGTGCATAAAAAGTAGCAACAGAACCCTGCTGTTCGTTCGAAACAGGCCTCATGATCCTAGTTTTTATTTTGTATATATTTAGCACCCATCTATATAGGATGTTGGTGACAGTTctttttggaatgcttcttcgaTGTAGCGCAGTTTTTTTACATAAAAACCTGAAACAAGCTTCAGTCAGCTCTAAAGGATTTGTTTGGAAACTTCTGCCTCTGGGTAGTGCTTCAGATAAGGGCTTCTGAGCCGGGCATTGCAGGTGCGGTATGTGTTTTCCTGAGAAGACA includes these proteins:
- the LOC136527749 gene encoding uncharacterized protein isoform X2, producing the protein MGSGNLIVKKVVKHSSFDLDIQLDKSWMEDVTCPICLDYPHNAVLLRCASYEKGCRPFVCDTDQTRSNCLERFKFAYELPSNAKVSSLAVPPLDSIIHIVPSNANNRPSCPLCRGDVIGWIVIGEARLHLNQKKRCCEEDCCSFVGNFNELQKHTQQKHPDSRPSEIDPARQVDWENFQQSSDIVDVLSTIHAQVPNGIVLGDYVIEYGDDDTGEDYEVFRSVRTNWWSCIFCKAFSRSSRSRRRARARERRGSGRRNGNQANLENFNLEVPTQSVELREIRFDEIDDEYIVTGAIPSIAAPGRMASFHYRDTRYGR
- the LOC136527749 gene encoding uncharacterized protein isoform X1 is translated as MGSGNLIVKKVVKHSSFDLDIQLDKSWMEDVTCPICLDYPHNAVLLRCASYEKGCRPFVCDTDQTRSNCLERFKFAYELPSNAKVSSLAVPPLDSIIHIVPSNANNRPSCPLCRGDVIGWIVIGEARLHLNQKKRCCEEDCCSFVGNFNELQKHTQQKHPDSRPSEIDPARQVDWENFQQSSDIVDVLSTIHAQVPNGIVLGDYVIEYGDDDTGEDYEVFRSVRTNWWSCIFCKAFSRSSRSRRRARARERRGSGRRNGNQANLENFNLEVPTQSVELREIRFDEIDDEYIVTGAIPSIAAPGRMASFHYRDGGPSARRRRGAAKLERCWRQSRRDDAADDGCVGFVLNNNDDGFAMSP